The Pyrus communis chromosome 8, drPyrComm1.1, whole genome shotgun sequence region TTTGTGTGTTGTTTGCTGGGGAATTGAAAGGAAATGGGCAAAAAGGGTAAgaacaaagagagagaaagtgacaGGAAAAAGTGTGATTggatgagagagagatatgTCTGTCTTTACTTTGTGACTAAGGATTGAGATGTAATTGGGATTTTAGGGGAGGTCCAAAAGGGATCGTGAGGAAAACAGAGCACGTTTGATGTGGGAGAATTAGGGTTACCCTACTAAATTATATAGATTAGAATTGTTGTGATATTCTTggatttttatgtattttctctTGTGCATTCTAGATTTGGTATAAATGACTTGCTagtttagggtttaattatCCTAACTACCTATACTCATAAGTTACGATATGGATTTTAACTGACGTGGGTTGAAAGATGCAAATCTCGTGAGAATTTCTAGTGTATTACATAGTTGTCCGTCTGTGTGCATAACTTCAACCTGTAAAATGGGTCTAAACAAACCTAAAAGAGTTTCAAATGATTTTGCATATTTTGCCTATACTCTTGAGTTATGATATGAATTTTAATTGACTCACGTGTTACAATATGGGTTTTAACGGACATCGGATGAATCATGTGAATCTCATGAAGAATTACTAGTGCATTTCATAGTTGTATACATCTTTGTGGATAACTTAATCTTATAACAACGTTTGGTGGGTCAAACCAACCTACaagaattttaaatgattttgaatatttttcattcTATTGTACAATCTGGATTCGATATATAAATGACAATTAGTTAATGCATTGAATCCTGTCAACTACCTACATTCACATGCCGCAATGTGCGTTAAAACTCACAACTATTAATTGGTATAATAGAAAAAGTATTTGTGGTATGGTATTTCAATTCATCCTCAATCAACTTATATAGATAGTGTGGCAAAATGGTCTGTTGTCACTTTGCCAAAACCTAGCACCCTCCGGCCTCCGCTgctccccctccctccctcctccaactattggtttttttctttcttgatgtGAGCATtagtaggtttttttttctctcttttcttattTGATGTAGGCCCAAGTTTTAATTCTCCGCTCTTCAATATTTGTTtctacaacaacaataaaatgaCACTCGGAGGTGTAAAGcataccacaaaaaaaaaaaaatttgatacgtcacttattttttttaagtgtagAGGAAGAGTTTAACTTAAGACTACCTTGGAAACCGTCCCACTTCATTCACTTACATGCGATCCAATATCTTAGTAGATAGAGCATTGGGTTTCCACCCATAATCCCAGAATTGAAACTCTCCCTCCCCTAcattttgataattttgaatCCTATCCCTCcgtttaataataatttttaattagatttgttttttttttcttttatgaaacGAAATAACActataacaacaacaaccaaacttTATCCTACTATGTGGGATCGGTTGTATGATTCTCGAATGTCATTGCTCTTGGTTTTGAGCCAAAGCTTACATTAACTCTAAGTACTTCAtgttttttcttaaagtctctttcaagtcttcctaggtcttatTTTACATCTTTTGTCCTGAACTTCCGTCTCAAATCATGTTTAAACCACCTTAACCGATTTTCTATGATCTTATATTCTATTTTGGCCACTCTTTCTTACCATATTTACACTCAATCAAGAAAAGTAAATTACCGTTAAACTATATAAGTTCAACATTTATCTTTCCCCGTCCTAATCATAAGTGGTATTCTGAACAATGAAAGCATATTTCCAGCATCATTCCTTTACGTTGGTAATGCTGATTTTTTTGGGCAAAGAGCAATTAATCACAATTTTTTACTCCCCTTTTGGCACGAGTGTTGCCATTATTTGTCTATTGGAAACGTGATTACATATTATTTGTCTATTGGATACAaaaaatgatttatttattCTCGTTGGGTATATGTACGGGTAATTCAGGATCCACATTTTGTGCAGTACATTTCGTAATATATTTCATCGATTAAatcgtttattttttatatcttatcttaaatattatgtctataaaaaaaatcatttaaatccaaaattatATGGTCTTTTGATAAATTTAGTGTTTATTTGTAGAaccatattcatcttttttttttttcattacaaaTAACTGTCTTagtggttttggatttgtctaattttttttaaaagatgatctatgaatgatgtactaaaatatGTAAGATTCGGGTTGCTAAAATATATTCCAAAGTGAGGCTACAAAATAGGTATAAAAATATGTCAAAAATGTGTCTCCGGATCCTaaccatttatatatatatatgagaaatgctaaggagactctctcaaagcGGGACTCTTCATGGACTCTTTACTACCTCATGTTTTTAGCACAATTTTCGTActaacattaaaaaatattgtGTCAAAAACATGAAATGACAGAAAGTCTATAGAGATTCGCATTTTTGAGTGACTCTCTCCTTAGCATTCccctatatatacacacatatatcgaaCGAGTCAGACCAAGGGAATGAGGCTAACAAGTTGGAAGAAGGCATGAGTACGTTTTACTGATCCGTCTCATGGTCAGTTCTGCGTAATTGGTGTTCAAGACTCGATCAGTCGAATGTTGTTGAGGATTAGATTAGATGCATGTAATAATTTGTTGCAGCCATGTTATAGAGACTGCATGTTAATTTCCTCCTGCTGCTGTAAATTTAGTTTACTGCCTGCAGACTGATGTGCTTTCGACTGCTGCTGCTGATTGTTGAAGGTATACTCTTCTTTGATATTCGAGAGCTTGCCAACCAATTGAATTCCATGGAGTTTGCTTTTGTGCCTCAAGCTTGCAATAGGACAGCTCGTTTGGTGGCATCGTAAACCAACAAGGagagtgctatccacacacaaatttttacttctcatgcACCTTTTGTTAACTTCTAgctattgatcttcttcaaatcATTCGATCCAATAGtcgaaaataaaaaaggtgtgttacaagtaaaaagaggtgtgtgaatagcacacccctacCAATAATAGAGGGATCTCTCGTAGATGGGAAATcttgtttcttgaatttcttttcaataTCCTTGCTGAAGATGTAACAGTGCTTTTCGTATTTGATTGAATAAAAGTTaccatttgaccaaaaaaagtgACTCTCTATACCCTTATAAATCCATTAACTGTTAATGTATCGGCCATAGTCGTAGTTTAGGAAGCTAGCAAAGAGTTGGAGCACTCAATTCGAGTTCGAACTCctacaaatgtattttttggCGACATTGGTTCTGCTTTGGTGTATGGTTTGACTCATGGACCAAATTTACGCTACCGCCTCATGTGCTACTGAGGAGATTAGTTTGTCATCCATGTACTTCTCatacatgaaaaaaatgaaaaaatgtgTATGtaccaaagaaatgaaaaataatgtgCATTTCAGTTTGGAAATTTTGGACTAACCCTTGTCTTGGGTATGGAATATCAGtcttgacacaccccaaccgaaatcaaggcgtgctagCCGTCACGTGAGGATGACGTAGctatgtgcacagtgcggaagcaaaaataataataaaagtatgaataaataaaaaccaaactactaaagaAGCTAGTTAAAGTAAAACGCAAGCGTAagactaagtgtgataaacaatattcagagcacagaaagcctaagtgcagtccagaagaacgaatagtaattacacacacacccatacccATACCATACACTCCCGtgacctttctctctctcttctctcttggatttcttccattttctttacAAAGTGTACATactactttaggtggttccgactcgtaggtgacctgcgattattcgcacagtcttcatgtgatcgtagcacttgagcgtatttatttacacctagtcctgtcgtacagaccactttaggtggttccgactcgtgtgcaggtgtaGTGATTGAGttgtggatttgagctctacattcagccgtacaggtcacgttaggtgactccggctgatatatattctgcattgattgacattacctgggttacttacatcaTATGTTGAGTTAGTTGGCATggcttacatacatacatattgtGAATGTTGCTAGTTGACATggcttacatacatacatattgtGAATGTTGCTACTCTTAGCATGGttatgatatatttatatattctatttttcagAAAATTATACGAGTTTTACGGAGatgggttagaacttttgagattgaaatgattttgaaaagctttgtttttgcccactcacactttctgttttgcgccccttcaggttctagttagaagcgctttggtggctcacgaggacttgggcagcacgccttgatttcgatcGTGGTGTGTCAAGTCTCCTTGCACATTATTTTAGAATAATAaggtcatctctaaccgaaggaTGTTCAAAGGGCTTCCTTTAGCCCTATAGCTctgcaagaaattatattttaataaacaatgctGGGCCATATTTTATACTATTTTCAACTGAGGGGGCTGAATGACTATAAGCCAAACGTATCCCTTTGACAAAAaactatctccaaccgaggggaccaaagggccataggccaaacataatttattattttaattaaattaatatggtaaattaaattaaactactgtataaaataaagtttttggatatattttgagtgtcacttATCGCCAAATAAATAAGCCTttagatttcttatctttatataatctcaataattttttggataggATATCAAGCGACACGTGTCGCTAACGTGAGTAACTCTTCAGaattcttatctttatgtaatctcaataatttttcgaataggatttcgagtgacacgtgtcactaaagtgagtaactctctatatttcttatctttatgtaatcttaataatttttcggataggatttcaaGTGCCACTTGTTGAGATATAATTGGTCATGCAAATTTAGATAAGATTCTTATCTACGTGGTACTCCTTATCTTCAGCTTTCAATGTTGTAGGTAATAggaaaaacaattaattttttttaaattcatccaaaaaaaaaaatttcaaattttaacagTAACCTGACGGCAACATAATGTTAGCTAGCTGGCATAATGTTGACACCAAGTAGCCATTGACATTCAAATGAGCTGGAATAGAGGGCTggcaaaatgtcaagcttgacctTGTAGAGCTAGAGAGCTGGCAAAGTGTTAAGCTTGACATTCTGTCGCTAGAAGGCTGGCTGGAAATGGCTAGCCCGCTAGCCTGATTTGGGGGTTGGGCCCTGGTGGGACCCataagccctttggcctagccctcggttggagacattTTTTGTGTCATTCTAAGCTATTTTTAGCCTTATGACCCTTTGACCGTGTTGGTTAAAGATAGCCTAAACGGTTAATTCTCAACCCTTCACTCGTGAAAAATAATGTTCGGGAGCATTTCCAACGGAATTAAAGATCATTCAATACGAAGAGGCCCAAATTCCAATAGATCCAATACTCAATAGGCCCAATGAAAATTTGGCTAATCAGCTTAAACAAATCTCAGAGCCCTCCTAAGTAGATTGTGCAGTCGATATGCTCGCCTTATTCTCTAACCACCAAAAACGGAACATAACGGAAAAAATTGTAAAAGCTGAAGCAAGTAACACAGCACCAACACCCTTTCCCGGTAAGTGCTACTGCGGGTCTGCCTAGTGTTTGCATTGAACTCCGATTCTTTAGATTTCACTTTCTGGGTTTGTGTTTCTTATAGTTCTTTGAGGCATTTGGTCGAACACATACAGTGCGCCTCATGGTTTGCTTGCTTTCTCTTGACATTGGTATGAAAAATGTGTCATTGGGAAGATTTTGATTACTGGGTAACTCGTATTTTTCCTGCATCAGTATTCGGGCTCATAAAAATATTATCTTTTAGCGTTTATGCCGTTCTGCTTTGGTTTGTATAACAGAATTTTGTGTTTGAATGGTTTGATTCTTAAGAGATACTATGTAAATGTATTTATGTATAGAGTCATACTCTCTCTTGCTACACAAACGTATGGATGCAATAGATGAATTTTCATAGTTCGAAAGTAATAGAATGAAACAAAGCGAGCTAAATTGGTTTTGGAAGGTTTTAGGTGAGGGATTTTTCCATATAATTTTCTTCAAGAGAATGAAATTTGCAAGTCCTATCCAATCATTTTGTTCAATATTCTTACTAGGGTTTCAGGGTATCTGAGTATTTATTTCAGAAATCACAGAGGTAGTGCACGATATGGATGATTGGTTTAGAAAGAATTAGTGCTATACCTTTTCTTGTGGTGTCCAATCTTGTGATTTTTTCCTAATTAATCTTGGATCAAAAAATATACGGCTGATGTTGAAATCCGATGAAAGCACTATTCTTTGTATGCATTGGTCGTCTCTTTTGAATTTATGGGTGTAGCTAAAATCCAGAGTTTTATGAGAGTTTGGATTAATCATTACAAATCATGAGTCTGAAATTAGTTTAGACCAATTTAATAGCTTGTTCGTGCTTGTAGCTTGAGTTAGTGTGTGTAATCACTGTGATGTTATTATTTTTGTGAGTTATTATGCTACGTGAAGTGGTTCATGTGTTTTCAATACTAGTCCTAGAACCTTGGCCATAGGTTGCACTGTTATAGCTGCTTACCACTCATACTtgtaattgttttgttttgtctcGCATTAGGTTTACCGGACCTTTAACTTTTGTTTGCTTGGATATCCAGGATATTAAGGTACCAGTGAGCGTTTCCAAATGGAAATTTCAAATTGCCAACTCAGTTGCGCTTGTCATTAAGTTCAACCAAGGAGAGAATGCTCCATTTGACGAGACTAAAGATATCCAATCAACTTACTGAAACTCCtcaaaagctaaatttttctgTCATTAACGTCCTTAAATTATCCAGCCAAATACTTCTGTTGTCAGAATCCAGCATTGAAATTGATACAATCACCAGAATAATTAACAACCATCCTTACCCTGATCAACCACTTCAACCGACTCTTCTCCAGCACATCCCACCACAAGTTCTTTCCACCAGTTTTGTGGAGAATGTTCTTGGTCACCTTTTCGCAACCCATTCCAATGGTCTTAAAGCCCTTGAATTCTTCAATTATTCCCTCAGTCATTCCCAGTTATGTCCAAGCTCAGACGCTTTTGAAAAGATGCTGCACATCCTTACCAGGATGCGTTATTTTGATAGAGCGTGGGAGTTGATGGCAAAAATAAGCAGGACGCACCCTTCCTTGCTTACCCTTAAGTCAATGAGCATCATTCTGTcaaaaatagcaaaattcaaATCGTATGAAGATGTCCTTGAAGCATTTGAAAAATTGGAGAACGATATTTTTGCTGGGAGGAAGTTTGGTACTGATGAGTTCAATGTACTCCTCCGAGCATTTTGCACAGAAAGGCAGATGAAGGAGGCACGTTCAGTGTTCATGAAGATGTGTTCTCGCTTTCCACCCAACACCAAGACCATGAATATTTTGCTCCTAGGGTTCAAGGAATCAGGAGATATTACTGCAATAGAACTCTTTTACCATGAACTGGTTAAAAGAAGCTTTAAGCCAAATAGTATAACTTATAACATTAGAATTGATGCTTACTGTAAGAAAGGTTGCTTCGCTGATGGATTGAGACTTTTTGAAGGAATGGAACGGGAAAACTTGTCACCTACGTTGGAAACAATCACTACACTGATCCATGGAGCAGGGATTGTTCGAAATCCAATCAAGGCACGGCAGTTATTTGATGAGATTCGCTTGAGAAACTTGCTTCCGGACACTGGCTCTTATAATGCTTTGATGAGTTCACTTATTAGATCAAGACATCTGAAGTCCGCGGTTGCCTTGATGGATGAGATGGAAGAGAATCATATTGAGCAGGACGATATGACATACCACACCATATTCTCGGGCTTGATGAGGACATCTGATATTGAAGGCGTTTCTAGGCTATATCACAAAATGGTTGATAGAAGTTTTGTGCCCAAAACACGAACGGTTGTGATGATAATAAAATTTTTCTGTGTAAACCATCAGCTTGATTCGGGTTTGCATTTGTGGCGATACCTTGTGGAGAAAGGATATTGTCCTCACAATCATGCATTGGACCTTCTGGTAACGGGATTGTGCTCCCGGGGTAGGGTAAACGAAGCATTTGAGTGCTCCACACAAATGGTGGAGAGGGGTAGACATATGAGCGAAGCATCGTTTCGGACATTGGAGAGCTTGCTGCTTCAGGAAGGTGAGATGGACAAGCTGAGGAAGCTGAAGCAGATGATAAAGAAATTGCAGAAGGTGTTGCCCCAAGTAAAAGGGCATACTATTGCAGATCCTGCACATTCAGACAGAGAGTTGTAGGGatgttctttattttttatgtcttCTCAATGCACTGAATTGATATCATGCATGCTTTAGTCACAAAAACAATCACTtggttaaaagagaaaaatttagaagtgctttttggcagccaaaagcacttttaattgTGGTTTACAGAATAATTTAGAAGCGCTTTATAGAGAAGCACATGTCTTATGCTTTTTTATGGATCACTTCAAGTGGTTTTCTAATAAGAGAGTTACTAGATCCATCTCATTGTCTTATTTTCCCAGCCACCTTATAATCCCACCCCctttaaaaaagttaaaaaattaaaatactattttgcccacccactattattcccaaaataacctttaatatatacatacatataaaattataaaattgtctcttaaaaaatataacaaataatatGTAAATGAAAATCACTAAGGTTTGCAAATTCAAATGAAAACGACAGAAgtatccaaattcaaaagaattcaacaacgacaaatttaaaaatacaatGGACAAATTCAAATGACCTACACACAAATTACTCTTCTACCTTTTCAATGGAAACATAATCTTTTACCTCTTCCGTAGAAGCGTCATCTTCTACCTGTTCAATAAAAAAGTCATCTTCTAATTCCATTACTATTTGTTTTACTTTATCTAAATGAAAGGAGATGAAAATatgagttagggtttaaggtAGACAAATTGTCTCCCATGCCcaacctgtttttttttttattttttatttatttattttttttttaaattaagcaaaacaaaataattaatatttttatcaatCTTTTtgtaaatggacaaatttgtaattaaaatttttattaaaaaatagatGAAAAGATAAGACATTGAGTTGAAAATAACATCATTCTCTAATAATTACTggattttaacaaaaatttccACTTGTTTATAGAGAAAATCTCAAACATTTAGATCAACACAATGCACTCGAGATGGTGAGTTCagtttctcttcctcctctctaGACTGTTCGAATTATAAACAAGGTTAGATATAAAAACGATTCGGGCCAAATTTGGCATTTCAGTAAATCCCTCCTTTGGATGGGGTAAATAACGTTCTCCACTCAAAAGCCCTAATCTTTATTCCTCTCGTCGCTTGCAACTCTCAAAGCTCGTACCTTTCCCTTTTCCTCaaattttcccgagaaaatccGATCCCGAACGCAATGGGTTCGAAGTCCAATCCCGGCCATCCTCACTCGGGCGACGGCGCCAGCCCTGGGTACGtcttccctctccctctgtatCTCTCTCACACGCATACCCACGCTCAATTTAGCTGTTTTCTGTTTGACTTTCGAGAAGATTGGATCTTTctgagaaaataaaattgaagatTTTATGTATCTTTATCTTTTCTAGCTGGGTTTTTCTTTGATTCCTGTATTTTATCATTA contains the following coding sequences:
- the LOC137743768 gene encoding pentatricopeptide repeat-containing protein At3g61360-like, which translates into the protein MLHLTRLKISNQLTETPQKLNFSVINVLKLSSQILLLSESSIEIDTITRIINNHPYPDQPLQPTLLQHIPPQVLSTSFVENVLGHLFATHSNGLKALEFFNYSLSHSQLCPSSDAFEKMLHILTRMRYFDRAWELMAKISRTHPSLLTLKSMSIILSKIAKFKSYEDVLEAFEKLENDIFAGRKFGTDEFNVLLRAFCTERQMKEARSVFMKMCSRFPPNTKTMNILLLGFKESGDITAIELFYHELVKRSFKPNSITYNIRIDAYCKKGCFADGLRLFEGMERENLSPTLETITTLIHGAGIVRNPIKARQLFDEIRLRNLLPDTGSYNALMSSLIRSRHLKSAVALMDEMEENHIEQDDMTYHTIFSGLMRTSDIEGVSRLYHKMVDRSFVPKTRTVVMIIKFFCVNHQLDSGLHLWRYLVEKGYCPHNHALDLLVTGLCSRGRVNEAFECSTQMVERGRHMSEASFRTLESLLLQEGEMDKLRKLKQMIKKLQKVLPQVKGHTIADPAHSDREL